Sequence from the Nerophis lumbriciformis linkage group LG34, RoL_Nlum_v2.1, whole genome shotgun sequence genome:
cttgccaaccttgagacctccgatttcgggaggtggggggtggggggcgggggcgtggtctgggtgggacgggggcgtggtcgggggcgtggctaagaggggaggagtatatttacagctagaattcaccaagtcaagtatttcatatatatatatatatatatatatatatatatatatatatatacagttaggtccataaatatttggacattgacacaattttcagtattccagctctgtacaacaccacaatggatttgaaatgaaacaatcaagatgtgctttaagtgcagactttgagctttaatttgagggtatttacatccaaatcaggtgaaaggtgtaggaattacaacacattttatatgtgccttccactttttaagggaccaaaagtaattggacaattggctactcagctgttccatggccccatttgtgttattcccttgttttttttcatttatttcatttacaaagagcaggtaaaaggcctagatggcatttcaagtgtggtatattcatttggaatctggggaggtcatctcttaatatgaagtccaaagagctgtcactatcagtgaagcaagccatcattaggctgaaaaatcaaaacaaagccatcagatagatagcaaaaacattagaTGTGGccaatcaactgtttggtacattcttaaaaagagagaacacactgctgagctcagcaacaccaaaagacctggaagaccacggaaaacaagtgtggtggatgacagaaaaatcctttcccttgtcaagaaaaagcccttcgcttcacaacagttggccagatgaagaaaagtctccaggaggtaggtgGATCTGTGTCCCAGTCAACAATGAAGAGAAgacttcaccagaggaaatacagagggttcatcacaaggtgtaaaccatcggtgagcctcaaaaacaggaaggccagattaaagtttgccaagaaacatgtaaaagagcctgtgcagttctggaacaacatcttatggacagatgagaccaagatcaacttgtagcagaatgatggaaatagaagagtatggaggagggaaggaactgctcaagatccaaagcatagcacctcatcagtgaagcatggtggtggtagtggcatgcatggctgccagtggaactggatctcttatatttattgatgatgtgacagctgacagtagcagcagaatgaattctgaagtgtttggggcaatattatctgctcatattcagccaaatgcttcaaaactcattggacggcgcttcacaatgcagatggacaatgaccccaagcatactgcgaaagcaaccaaatagttttttaaggcaaagaagtggaatgtcctgcaatggccaagtcaatcacctgacctgaatcccattGAGCATGCGTTTcccttgctgaagacaaaacttaagggaaaatgcccaaagaacaagcaggaagtgaagacagctacAGCAGAGGCCCGGCAAAGCATCACCAGGAaccaaacccagcgtctggtgatgtctatagcttccacacttcaggctgtcattgactgcaaaggatttgcaacaaagtattaaaaaaatgacaattttatttatgattatattagtttgtccaattacttttggtcccttaaaaagtggaaggcacttataaaatgtgttgtaattcctacaccgttcacctgatttggatgtaaataccctcaaattaaagctcaaagtctgcacttaaagcacatcttgattgtttcatttcaaatccattgtggtgttgtacagagctggaatactgaaaattgtgtcaatgtccaaatatttatggtcctaactgtatatatatatatatatatatatatatatatatatatatatatatacacacacacgtatatacgtgtatatatatatatatatatatatatatatatatatgaaataaatacttaaatttcagtgttcatttatttacacatatacacacacataacactcatctactcattgttgagttaagggttgaattgtccatccttgttctattctctgtcactatttttctaaccatgctgaacaccctttcgcaggtacccagaaaggtttcgagtaccaccaaaaaaactgaatctctgaagacagtataaaaatctgtgttaaaggtgtacaaacactgtttgtataataagcatgttattgtttacaaatgagggttaagagttcagtactaaaaaaaaaaaaaagaatgtggcttaagtactgtTTTTTACTTGAGCTGCTgtgctatgtttgtctgttgccatctcctggtgaatgttggctatagcgtactggggttactttttggttggccaacgatttacctggtgttgcgcacctgacgtcaagtgtgtgagtctgttctaaagtctacagtaaagagacgtacttcatcacctcgcctgtttattgcctccaactcatatattacaacaacattgctgtttacggcagacgaactgctttacggtagaataaaacatgactgctgttgttgtgtgttgttaccgcgctgggaggacgttaatgaaactgcctaacaataaacccacataagaaaccaagaactcgccctcgatcattctacagttataacgtgtttgagcaggcatgctgtttatattgtggaaaagcggacgtgaatacaggctgttgacacgtcactcaggtccgcatggagctggagggggcgtggcttccagctccgcctgaatttcgggagatttttgggagaaaatttgtcccgggagattttcgggagaggcgctgaatttcgggagtctcccggaaaatacgggagggttggcaagtatgcaaaacaTACACATTTTAGCTTTGTTAACTGACAAAGCTAATAACTGTAACATCTTAATATATCACAATAATGATCAATTCATTCTATTTTTACAACATGCTGAAGGCCAATACAAAATGGGGGCATAGGGGAAATGGCTGTTTGAGAACTAAGGTGAGCAGTTTCTAATATTCTTGCTCATTTGGCAGGATACGaagaaaacattgttttatgtttttgttttaaactgACTGACAAGCCCATGAGTGTAAAATGTCATCAAGATTGGTGTAGAAAAATATGAGCGCCATCAAGCATAGCATCTTTGACTCATGAACACATTTTTCATAAGTCCTTGATAATTtgtctaatgcaggggtcggcacCCCAAAAatatgaaagagccatattggaccaaaaatacaaaaaacaaatctgtttggagccgcaaaaaaataagagcCTAATATAAgtcttgtaatgaaggcaacacatgaagtaagtgtataaatgagctatattagcctactatcaaaatgaggtgGGTAACGTTTGCCATGGCTTAGAAAAACGTGGCACACACACAACTGTCAGAAATGCAGccattattacatacagataatgcgtcatgagacatgcaaatataaattaaatacacagcggacataagtaaagggaataaaatgagctcaaatttacctacaaatgaggcataatgatgcaatatgtacatacagctagactaaatagcatgttagcgtcaattagcttgcagtcatgcagtgaccaaatgtgCCTGGTTAGCACtccgacaagtcaataacatcaacaaagcttacctttgtgcattcacacacagcataaaacgtttggtggacaaaatgggacaaagaaggagtggcataaaacacatctttctgtggcagcgtcggagaaagttgtacatgtaaacaaactacggtgagttcaaggaccgccggaattagtaggacaaaacagcgctcgccaaatattgTCAtctgtgaagcataaacacaaacatattaaacagtgggctttctaacaattaggaaggtgtgtgtcatgtttgtcctcctacaaaaaccatattataacaaaatacatttttcccccatctttttacattttcatacatttgcggcactaaagagcatgcggctctagagctgcgggttgccaaTCCCCGGTCTAATAAGTACCAAGCGTTGGTGATATCTAAATTACATGTACGCCCGCATGTCTTCTAGGCATTTAATACAATCCAAAGGGGGCGCCACTGATGCCATGTGAGAAAAGGCCAGTAGACGTGAAGTTACATCATCATCTTCCCTTGTTTCCTCTCCTTCTTCCCCTTAGGTGGTTCTGCAGAATTTGTTGATGTGCATGGTCTGCTTCTACTCCCTCTACTACACGGTGGTCAGCCTCTGCATCGGCCTGCTCAGGTCGCCAACAGCAGAACTTCATGTTCTTTTTCCAACGTTTTCGTGTTCGCTAACTGAACCATGTGTCTGCAGGGTTCACGAAATCAACAGCTTGTTAGCGCCCTTTGACTACACCACACAACCGTCATGGCAGAACCCCAAATACCTGGGTGAGCTgccatcttcttcttctccataaAAGGCTCCATGTGTCACTTTTTCTAGCGTGCTTTGTCCCCCTCTAGTGGGTGTCATCTCCACAGAAGTTACGTACGTGTTGGGAGGGCTGGTGTTTGCCTGGATCGTGGAGGAGTGGGTGTGGGACTATGCCATCACTGTCACACTGCTGCACGTGGCCATGACTGTagctggtacacacacacacacacacacacacgcacacacacacacacacacacacacacacagagtagcaATATGAGGTTTACccagggtgtccaaactatggcccacAGGCCAAGTGCGGCCCGCCACTCTCTTAAATTTGGCCCGCAAGACGTCATGAGTTCAACAAAGCGTCGCACCGCGGAGTGCTTTCACAGTAATCTTATATAGCAGGCGATCTCTGATATGCTCATTTGCTGCCAtcctgtggacaatgtgagtaaatcagatcaatgacccttgaaagtaTGTTGAAATAGTAGCACAGCATCTagttatatgacacaatccaaacaaccttccctagtcattgtgcaaaaaaatttttaataaaatgaaggtcaacacacatggtcacacataacacaacctgctcactgaacattgtggatattgtgaaaaacgtccaaacaccatCAAAATTCTAAATCACACCATGATGGGAACAtccctccacacttatccatgtttgatgcattttagctgcttgatatttttgattgattataaaactttaagaaggtcttCACGgatgtaaacaaggtaggagtcaaactttcatatactcttaatatccaattatactaATTATATACCCATCATATTGATATAAAAtgcacacactcaaacacacacacacacacacatatatatatatatatatatatatatatatatatatatatatatatatatatatatatacaaacacacacacatgtatatatatatatacacgtgtgtgtgtttgagtgtatattatatataattaaatacccatcatataattatatatatatatatatatatatatgtatatatatatatatatatatatatatatatatacacacaaacacacacatgtatatatatatatatatatatatatatatatatatatatatatatatatacatgtgtgtgtgtttgagtgtgtgcaTTTTATATCAATATGATGGGTACCGGTATATAAttagtataattatatatatatgtatatatatatatatatatatatatactgtatatatatatatatatatatatatatatatatatatatatatatatatatatatatatatatatatatatatatatatatatatatatatatatatatatatatatatatatataagggcttcacggtggcagaggggttagtgcatctgcctcacaatacgaaggtcctgagtagtcttgggttcaatcccgggctcgggatctttctgtgtggagtttgcatgttctccccgtgactgcgtgggttctctccgggtactccggcttcctcccacttccaaagacatgcacctggggataagttgattggcaacactaaattggccctagtgtgtgaatgtgagtgtgaatgttgtccgtctatctgtgttggccctgcgatgaggtggcgacttgtccagggtgtaccccgccttccgcccgattgtagctgagataggctccagcgccccccgcgaccccaaagggaataagcggtagaaaatggatggatggatatatatatatatatatatatatacatgtgtgtgtgtttgagtgtgtgctAAGTACtaagtacttaaaaaaaaaatatatatatatatatatatatacatatatatatatatatatatatatatatatattttttttttttttttttttttttttttatagcccaATGCGGCCGGGCCCCGaatcaaaaggtttggacaccccttagtCAAATGAGCAATGCACACTATTAAAACTAAAATGAACACATCACAGCACACTCCCAGGTACTGTTAGTTAGTGGATGCCTTGGTATTGacggcaaaaataataatgcaaataattgtaatattaatgataatactaataataatacaattcagtAACAACATCATGTAAACAAAATGAtgctttgatattttatggttctaatcaataaatattttacattgtaaaagtaaaaaaataatgttgcaTTTAGATCCAAGCATTTCAAAACGTATTCAACCAACAAAAacacttgttattattattatttttaatcaaacATCAATTACTGCGactgatgcatacttgccaaccttgagtcctccgatttcgggaggtggggggagggggtgggggtgggcgtggtcggggtgggagaggggcgtggttggggcgtggctaaaaggggaggagtatatttacagctagaattcaccaaatcaagtagttcatatatatatataatatatatatatatatataacaaatacttgacgttcagtgaattctagctatatatatatatatatatatatatacatatatatatatatatatatatatatatatatatatatatatatacacacacacgtatatacgtatatatatatatatatatatatatatatatatatatatatatatatatatatatatatatatatgtatatatatatgaaataaatacttaaatttcagtgttcatttatttacacatatacacacacataacactcatctactcattgttgagttaagggttgaattgtccatccttgttctattctctgtcactatttttctaaccatgctgaactctgatgatgcattgatgtgtggcacgcacaaaagtgctttcatcaaatgcactagatggcaggattgtcctgtttaagagtgtcacaacattgctgtttacggtatacaaaaacgtgactgctgttgttgtgtgttgttgccgcgctgggaggacgttaatgaaactggctaacaataaacccacataagaaaccaagaactcgccctccatcattctacagttataacgtgattgggcaggtatgctggttatattgtg
This genomic interval carries:
- the tmem244 gene encoding putative transmembrane protein 244 isoform X2, whose translation is MSTCRLGTLPFMLLDYCCRCCGFTLIKRHGAVSLKTTPSDTWVVLQNLLMCMVCFYSLYYTVVSLCIGLLRVHEINSLLAPFDYTTQPSWQNPKYLVGVISTEVTYVLGGLVFAWIVEEWVWDYAITVTLLHVAMTVAGSGLVMMIFGGQLLAYKLFRSNFVYPAELQNF
- the tmem244 gene encoding putative transmembrane protein 244 isoform X1, encoding MSTCRLGTLPFMLLDYCCRCCGFTLIKRHGAVSLKTTPSDTWVVLQNLLMCMVCFYSLYYTVVSLCIGLLRVHEINSLLAPFDYTTQPSWQNPKYLVGVISTEVTYVLGGLVFAWIVEEWVWDYAITVTLLHVAMTVAVMSDVPSTEHWWIALGSGLVMMIFGGQLLAYKLFRSNFVYPAELQNF